A genomic region of Pseudomonadota bacterium contains the following coding sequences:
- a CDS encoding riboflavin synthase: MFTGIVTDVGSVEVVEARGDKRFVIKTAYDMDEVDIGASIACSGVCLTVVEKDKHSFAVDVSAESLSRSVLGDWVEGSKVNLERSLKLGDEMGGHIVSGHVDGIGWVAAMTPEGDSVRYDFAVPDSLARFIAEKGSIAVDGVSLTVNRVWVEDGEHRFGVNIIPHTQAVTTFGAYKVGDRVNLEIDMLARYVARLADVAAAAE, from the coding sequence ATGTTCACTGGAATCGTCACCGATGTTGGATCGGTTGAGGTTGTCGAGGCGCGCGGCGACAAACGTTTCGTGATCAAGACCGCCTATGACATGGACGAGGTCGATATCGGCGCGTCGATCGCCTGTTCCGGTGTCTGTCTGACGGTGGTTGAAAAGGACAAGCACAGCTTTGCGGTCGATGTTTCCGCCGAGAGCTTGTCGCGTTCGGTACTCGGTGATTGGGTGGAAGGATCCAAGGTCAATCTGGAGCGCTCGCTCAAACTTGGTGACGAGATGGGTGGCCATATTGTCTCCGGCCATGTCGATGGGATTGGCTGGGTCGCGGCGATGACGCCGGAGGGTGACTCCGTCCGCTATGACTTCGCGGTCCCCGACAGTCTTGCGCGGTTCATCGCCGAAAAGGGGTCGATCGCCGTCGATGGCGTATCGCTGACGGTCAACCGCGTCTGGGTCGAGGACGGTGAGCACCGCTTTGGCGTCAACATCATCCCGCATACCCAGGCGGTCACCACGTTCGGCGCCTATAAGGTCGGCGATCGTGTGAACCTGGAGATCGATATGCTGGCGCGCTATGTCGCGCGGCTGGCGGACGTCGCCGCCGCGGCGGAGTAG
- the ribD gene encoding bifunctional diaminohydroxyphosphoribosylaminopyrimidine deaminase/5-amino-6-(5-phosphoribosylamino)uracil reductase RibD, with protein MAAALRLAARGLGRVWPNPAVGCVIVNRDRVVGRGWTQPGGRPHAEAEALQRAGDAARDATAYVTLEPCAHHGKTPPCADALVAAGVGRVVIACPDPDPRVAGKGVAILKAGGIEVVENVMREAAETLNQGFLMRLTADRPMVTLKIAASIDGRVATANGHSHWITAEPARRLGHLLRANHDAIAVGSGTVKADNPLLTCRLHGLEERSPVRVVFDGQLSTPVDSQLVATSDKIPTWLVTTKAAPKANRKALAETDVEFVDVGGHRGGSIDMADALEALAARDLTRLLVEGGPRLATVFLKAGLADRVAWFSAPIALGGDALPALGDLGLDRVDKAFRLIPDETRRIGDDILRTAHIVHAETEE; from the coding sequence CATCGTCAATCGCGATCGCGTCGTCGGGCGCGGCTGGACCCAGCCCGGCGGTAGGCCCCATGCAGAGGCCGAGGCGCTACAGCGTGCCGGCGACGCGGCGCGGGACGCGACCGCCTATGTGACCCTCGAGCCTTGTGCCCATCACGGTAAGACGCCGCCTTGCGCCGACGCGCTGGTCGCTGCCGGGGTAGGGCGCGTGGTGATCGCTTGTCCCGATCCGGACCCCCGCGTCGCGGGCAAGGGTGTGGCGATCCTGAAGGCCGGCGGCATCGAGGTCGTCGAGAACGTCATGCGGGAGGCGGCCGAAACACTGAATCAGGGATTTCTGATGCGCCTCACCGCCGACCGGCCGATGGTGACGCTGAAGATCGCCGCCAGCATCGATGGCCGGGTCGCCACCGCAAACGGCCATAGCCATTGGATTACCGCCGAGCCGGCGCGTCGTCTGGGTCACCTGTTGCGCGCCAACCACGATGCGATCGCCGTCGGCTCGGGCACCGTGAAGGCCGACAACCCACTTCTGACGTGCCGGCTGCATGGTCTGGAGGAAAGATCCCCTGTGCGCGTTGTGTTTGACGGGCAGCTCTCGACGCCGGTCGACAGCCAGTTGGTGGCGACATCCGATAAAATCCCGACCTGGCTCGTGACGACCAAGGCCGCGCCAAAGGCAAACCGTAAGGCCTTGGCGGAAACCGACGTCGAGTTTGTCGACGTTGGCGGCCACCGGGGCGGCTCGATCGATATGGCGGACGCCCTGGAAGCGCTTGCCGCACGCGACTTGACCCGTCTTCTGGTAGAGGGTGGGCCGCGACTGGCGACGGTGTTCTTGAAAGCCGGTCTGGCCGATCGCGTCGCCTGGTTCAGCGCGCCAATCGCGCTCGGCGGTGATGCCTTGCCGGCTTTGGGCGATCTTGGCCTTGATCGCGTCGACAAGGCTTTCCGTCTGATACCCGATGAAACCAGGAGGATAGGCGACGATATACTCCGTACGGCGCACATCGTTCACGCCGAAACCGAGGAGTAG